The Geothrix sp. DNA segment CGGGTTCATCGGGCACTCTGGAAGGATCTATGAATGATACGGGTCACGAGCTGCGGGATCTACTGAGGTCGACCGGACCCGCCGGGGACCTCGGGGCCCCGGGAGCGCGGCTCCGCTGGATGTCCCCTGGGGCCCTGGCCCTGGTGCTGGCGCGGTGGGTGGGCCGCGAGGGCAGGCCCCAGACCCTGTGGGTGGATGCCCCCAGCGAGGCCGAGGCCCGCATCCTGGCGCAGGATCTGCAGGCCCTCCTGCCCGGGGCGGGCGTGGCGCATTTCCCGGGCTTCGCGGGCTACGCGGGCGGGGAGAGCAGCCCGCCCGGCATGGTGTTGCGGGAGCGCCTGTCCACCCTGGTGGGCCTGCTGGAGCGCCGCGTGCAGGTACTGGTCACGGGACCGCTCACCGCCTGCGAGAAGCTGCCCCATCCCACCTGGTTCCAGAAGCAGAAGCTGGAGCTGCGCAAGGGGGCCGAGGTGCCCCGCGAGCTGCTGCTGGAGACGCTGATCGCCTTGGGCTACCGCCGCACGGAGATGGCCTCGGCCCCGGGCGAATTCAGCTCCCGCGGCATGGTGGTGGACCTCTGGCCCGACCACCTCGACCAGCCCCTGCGCCTGGAGACCTTCGGCGACGAGCTGGAGCGGCTCAGCCCCTTCGACCCGGACAGCCAGCGCCGCACCGGCGAGGCACTGGAGACCCTGACGCTCTACCCCCGCTTCGAGGGCGATCGGGGCGATGGCGAGGCCCTGCTGGCCGCCGTGGCCTCCCGCGCCAGCCTCACGCAGGAACCCGGAGACGACCTGGCCTTCCGCCGCGCGCGCCTGGCCACCCACGGCCACTTCCCGGGCGAGGAGCTGTTCCATCCCCTGCTGGCGCAGGCGAAGGGCCAGCTGGTCCACTGGGTGCCGCCCTGCCTGCGGGTCCGTCTTGACCCAGCCTGGGAGGAGGCCCTGCGGGAGGCGGAGCGCACCCGCATCGAAGATGGCCTGGCCATGCTGCGCCGGGGCGGTGTGGTGTGTCCCGACTTCGAGGATCGTTTCCTGCCCACGGATCCCAGCCGGTCCACCCTGCTGCTCACCGAGTGGCAGAGCGAGGCCACGGTGCCCCTGGCCGCCCAGCCCGTGCGCGAGTTCCAGGGCCGCCTCTCCGACCTGGCGGACCACCTGCAGGATCTCGCCCTCACGGGGCATCGCGTGTTCCTGGCAGGCTCCACGCCGGGCATGCGGGACCGCTTCCAGGAGTTCATCCGCGAGCACGAGCTGCCCCAGGCCTACGGCACCGAGGTGGGCTGCCGCGCCCTGCACCTGTCCCTGAGCGCGGGCTTCCACCTGAAAGAACCCGGCCTGGTGATCTTCACCGAGCGCGAGGTCTTCGGGCGCAAGGCCGTCCAGGCGGCGCCGAAGAAATCGCGGAGCTCGGCCTTCCTGTCGGACCTGCGGGACCTCAAGCCCGGTGACCGCGTGGTGCACCTGGACCACGGCATCGGCGAGTTCGTGGGCTTTGCCACCCTCACCGTGGGCGGCGAGGAGCAGGAGGTGCTGCAGCTGCGCTACGCCGATGGCGGCCAGCTCAACGTGAGCCTGGAGCGGGCCGACCTCATGCAGCGCTACACCGGCGCCGAGGGCCACCTGCCGCCCCTGGACAAGCTGGGTGGGGCCTCCTGGGCCAAGGTCAAGCGCCGGGCCAAGAAGGCCATCCGCGACATGGCCGACGAGCTGCTGAAGCTCTACGCCCAGCGCAAGCTGGAGAAGGGCCATGCCTACCCGGCGGACGGGCCCGACATGGCGGCCTTCGACACGAGCTTTCCCTTCACCCTCACGCCGGACCAGGTCGAGGCCATCGAGGCGGTGAAGGCGGACCTGGAATCGCCGCGCCCCATGGACCGCCTGCTGGTGGGTGACGTGGGCTTCGGCAAGACCGAGGTGGCCATGCGCGCCGCCGCCAAGGTGGCCCTGGAGGGCAAGCAGGTGGCCGTGCTGTGTCCCACCACCGTGCTCTGCTTCCAGCACTTCCGCACCTTCCGGGAGCGCTTCGCGGGCTTCCCCATCCGCATCGAGATGCTCAACCGCTTCGTGGATGCCACCGACCAGAAGCGCATCCTGCAGGAGCTGGGCGACGGCAAGATCGAGATCGTGGTGGGCACCCACCAGATGCTGGGCGCCAAGGTGAAGTTCGCGGACCTGGGCCTGGTGGTCATCGACGAGGAGCAACGCTTCGGCGTGGGCCACAAGGAGAAGCTGAAGAAGCTGCGCCTCAACGTGGACCAGCTGGCCCTCAGCGCCACGCCCATCCCCCGCACGCTCCACATGAGCCTCACGGGCCTGCGCGAGATCAGCCTCATCGAGACGCCGCCCAAAGACAGGCTGGCCATCGAGACCGTGGTGGCGCCCTGGAGCGACGAGCTGGTGCAGACCGCCATCCAGTTCGAGCTGCGGCGCGGAGGGCAGGTGTACCTGGTGCACAACCGCGTGGAGTCCATCGTCAGCATCGCCGCGCGGGTGCGCGAGCTGGTGCCCGATGCCCGAGTGGGCGTGGGCCACGGCCAGCTCACGGACGAGGGCCTGGAGCAGGTGATGCTTGGCTTCATGGAGGGGCGCATCGACGTGCTGGTGGCCACCACCATCGTGGAGAACGGCCTGGACGTGCCCAACGCCAACACGCTCATCGTCCACCGCGCCGATGCCTTCGGCCTCAGCCAGCTCTACCAGCTGCGGGGCCGCGTGGGCCGCAGCGACGTGCCCGCCTACGCCTACCTGATGATCCCGCCCAAGCATGAGATCAGCGAGGACGCCCGCAAGCGCCTGCAGGCCCTCGAAGATTTTTCCGAGCTGGGCTCGGGCTTCCGCGTGGCGGCCATGGATCTCGAGTTGCGCGGCGCGGGCAACCTGCTGGGGGGCGAGCAGAGCGGCCACATCCACGACATCGGCTTCGAGCTCTACGTGAAGCTGCTGGAGGAGACGCTCTCGGAGCTGCAGGGCCAGCCCAGCGGCACCTTCGAGGTGAAGCTGGACAACCTGGCCCCCGGCGCCCAGCTGGGGCGGCGCTGGATCGACCAGGCCAGCGAGCGCCTGGTGGCCTACAAGCGCATCTCCCGGCTGCGCGAGGAGAAGGACCTGGAGCTCTACCGCATGGACCTGGAGGATCGCTTCGGCCGCATTTCCGAAGACGATCCCGAGACCCTGCGCTTCTTCGAGCTGCTCAAGGTCAAGCTGCGGGCCCAGGTCCTGGCCGTCTCCGAAGTGGCCCTGGACAAGGGCCAGCTCAAGTTCCGCCTCAGCCCCCAGACGCCCCTGGACCCCGCCAAGCTCATGGCCTGGGTGGGCCGCACCAAGGGCGCCAGCCTCAGCCCCGACGGTGCCGTGCGCCTGCCCGTGCAGGGCACCGCCGACGGCCCCATTCTCCAGGCCCAGCGGGTGCTGGTGGAGTGGGCGGGGCTGTAGGAGCCAGGCCCGGACCCGGATGTGTCAGCAGGTGAGCCTGTAACTGAATCTGTCATAGAGGTCTCGGGACCAGCCTCCGTTGACCTTCCCCGGGCGGGCGGCTCCCCCGCGGGATTCGGAACTCCCCTTGGACTGGCCCTAGCTCACGAGGTTGATGGCCTCGCGCATCTCTTCCTCACGGGTCTCGATGTAGATCATCGTGGTCTCCACCTTTGAGTGCCGCATGAGCTTCTGGATGGTCGGCAGGGGCACCCCCCGCTTGTTGAGGATGTTGGCGAAGCTCGCCCGGAGGCGGTGATCAGTTAGGTTTGGAGGCAATCCGAGCGTCTTGGCCGCCCGCTTGATGTAACGGGTCGCCAGATGCCCGCAGCGAGGTTTGCCGCCCTTCCCGGGGCAGATCAGGCCGATAGGGTTTGGGCCCGGCATGAGCCGCTTGAACCACGGAATCATTGCCTCGGGGATCGGGATGACCGGGGCGTCACCGTTCTTCGTCTTGTCCGGGATGAACACCTTCTGGTCGAGTCGAAGGCCGGACCACTTCATCAATCTCGCCTCGTGGTTCCGCATGCCCATCAGGAGCTGGGCCCGGACGAGAAAACTCGCCTGGAGATGGCCGTAAGCATCCACGGCCTCTAGGAAGCGGTCTAGATCGTCCACGGGCAACACAGGCCGGGCTTTCTTCTGCACCGGCACCATCTGGATGCGGGGCTTCCGGTCGATCCACCCCTTCTCCAGGCCGAATCCCATCAGGGCGCTGATGTTGAGGGCGAGCCCGTTTGTGCCGGTTGCGGCGTGTGTCTCCAGGTAGCGGTTCAGCACCGTGTTGATCGCCGTAGCGTCGATCTTGGTGAGCTGGAGGCCCCCGAGGTAGGGCAGGACATGCTTCGTGACCATCAGTTCGAGGCTTCGGGTGTATTTCCGGGTCCGTTGAGGTGCCCGCTCCTGCATCCAGGCATCGAAGCACTGCCGGAATGTGATGACCTTGGGGCGTTTGATGCCGACGCTTTCCAGGGCGAGACGCCCCTTCATGGCGTTGACGTAATCCCGGGCTTCGTTGACGCGGTAGCAGCCAGTGGAGCCCGTGTGGATCCGGCCCTGGTAGGAGAATCGATAGAGGTAGACGCCGCTCTCCGGGTGCTTCGCCAGGTTCTGGACGAAGTGCAGCTTTCCGTCCTCCACGCGACGCCTCCTTGGGCGCACCTTCCCCTGGTTTGCCGTTGAGGACACCGGAGGGTTCCACGGCCCCATGGTTGGACAATCATCCCCGAGCCCTGAAGGCTCGGAATCACCATTCCTGTTGCCCAGGACGGCATTTTGGAGGAGGACGATTGGCATGGTGGGAAATTCAGCGGGGGTGTCCCGAGTAGGTTGCGAGGCGGGCTTTGGGATGCCCCGGTTTGGTCGGTCAAGCGGGTGACACCGCCGGGACCGAGAGAGGAAGTATCAATCTGGAAGTCGAAAAAGTTTTCCAGGATCCAGATTTTCCGAAATTTGATGAATTTTAAATTCAGTCAGCCCGTGGAAAGGAGGCCGGCGCCAAGAGCCATCGGCACCGGCCTCCTCGCTTCGGTCTACCGTGGCTACCACTACATGGATTGTGAGATCGTAAAAAATGGAGAAGTCGTTGCACTCGCAAGGCACATCGTAAATATCGGGTAGTTCTTCGGGCGTGAGAGTTTGAGGAATTGCCCAAAATAAGAAAGATGAGAGAAATGAACCAAGCAAAGGCTGCGTCGAAAATAGACGGGAAGAAATTCCTAAGGGAGGCGTTTGCCGCTGAACAGGCTGTACTTGCTCTTCAGCTCGACTTATCAAGCAGATCCATCACACACAGTGGGGTGATGGGGGATGTCAACGAACAACATTTCATTGATGTGCTTCGCAAGTACTTGCCCATGCGCTATGAGGTTTCCCAGGGCATAGTGATTGACTCAAATGGATCCACAAGCGAGCAGATCGATATTGTTATTTTTGATAATCAGTACACACCCACACTTCTTGACCAAAAGTCACACCGGTTCATCCCAGCTGAAGCGGTTTATTGTGTTCTTGAAGTAAAACCAACACTGAGCAAACCCTACCTTGATTATGCTGCCGCAAAGGCTCATTCGGTCAGGATTCTCGAACGAACAAGCGTTGCAATCCCGCATGCTGGTGGTGTGTACTCACCCAAGGAGCTATTCCCAATAATCGCAGGCATAGTTTCTACCAAAGTAGATTGGACTGATGGCCTAATCGGAAGGCCCTTTACTGAGAACCTGGCAGCACTAGGCGATACACATACTCTTAACTGCGGATTGGCCGTCTCGGATCGAGCTTTTGATACATTTACGGGAGATCTGACAATTAGCGAACCACAAGGATCGTTGGCATTTTTTATATTCCGCTTGATTCAGCGATTGCAGGCACTCGGTACAGTACCTGCCGTCGATTGGAACAAATATGCCTCATTCTTGGGCAACGATTTCTGACGTTCTGCTGCTAGGTCATCTAAAATCGAGAGAACGACTCGATGTAGTTTCACATAATACATCACCCATTATCCGTAGCACCAGAATTTGAAGAATAAATTTAGAATCGAGTATAAATCAACGGTTCGGCCCCAATGCTGACTCTTCCCTTGCTGCTTCGATTTTCGGTGTGATCCGTTTGAAGAAGTCCTGCATTTCACGGGCAAAACGCTTGTTTGAGCACCAAATGAGCTTGTGTTTACCCCCAGGTGTCACGATCTTAAATCCGAAACCGATTGAAGTCGGGAGATGCTTTTGATAGCTGAATAATGAGAATCCATGGCCATCGGGTAGGTCGAAAAGACCTTCAAGGTACTCAAGCTTCCCAAGTCGTTCGAAAATCTTCGCCTCATCTAGTTTGAGGCGCCCATTCTCTATCTTGGTGAGGTCAACGATGGCCGTCCTATCGAAAAAGAGCCCGGGCTCTGCACCAATGTGATTGCGGGCCATCCACCCAATTCGAAGGGGACGAAATAGAGACCTTAGGAGAAGTGACATCTCACCAACGATGGATTCTGTAAGCGGGCCGAGCTTGCTGTGTGAGATGGCGAACAGGGTCTCATGTTCTTCATGCCCACCCTTGACTCTCCGAGTACGGTGTACATCCACTTGTTTCGTAACAGGGCCGAAGTGAAGAGAGATATGTTCTTGAGATCCCTTCTGGGCAAAGAAAATTTTGTCATCAAGGAAAGTGACGATAGCTGACCCAAGATCGAGTTTTTTCACCCCCATGGAAAGAGCAGTTGTCTCATCCA contains these protein-coding regions:
- the mfd gene encoding transcription-repair coupling factor; protein product: MNDTGHELRDLLRSTGPAGDLGAPGARLRWMSPGALALVLARWVGREGRPQTLWVDAPSEAEARILAQDLQALLPGAGVAHFPGFAGYAGGESSPPGMVLRERLSTLVGLLERRVQVLVTGPLTACEKLPHPTWFQKQKLELRKGAEVPRELLLETLIALGYRRTEMASAPGEFSSRGMVVDLWPDHLDQPLRLETFGDELERLSPFDPDSQRRTGEALETLTLYPRFEGDRGDGEALLAAVASRASLTQEPGDDLAFRRARLATHGHFPGEELFHPLLAQAKGQLVHWVPPCLRVRLDPAWEEALREAERTRIEDGLAMLRRGGVVCPDFEDRFLPTDPSRSTLLLTEWQSEATVPLAAQPVREFQGRLSDLADHLQDLALTGHRVFLAGSTPGMRDRFQEFIREHELPQAYGTEVGCRALHLSLSAGFHLKEPGLVIFTEREVFGRKAVQAAPKKSRSSAFLSDLRDLKPGDRVVHLDHGIGEFVGFATLTVGGEEQEVLQLRYADGGQLNVSLERADLMQRYTGAEGHLPPLDKLGGASWAKVKRRAKKAIRDMADELLKLYAQRKLEKGHAYPADGPDMAAFDTSFPFTLTPDQVEAIEAVKADLESPRPMDRLLVGDVGFGKTEVAMRAAAKVALEGKQVAVLCPTTVLCFQHFRTFRERFAGFPIRIEMLNRFVDATDQKRILQELGDGKIEIVVGTHQMLGAKVKFADLGLVVIDEEQRFGVGHKEKLKKLRLNVDQLALSATPIPRTLHMSLTGLREISLIETPPKDRLAIETVVAPWSDELVQTAIQFELRRGGQVYLVHNRVESIVSIAARVRELVPDARVGVGHGQLTDEGLEQVMLGFMEGRIDVLVATTIVENGLDVPNANTLIVHRADAFGLSQLYQLRGRVGRSDVPAYAYLMIPPKHEISEDARKRLQALEDFSELGSGFRVAAMDLELRGAGNLLGGEQSGHIHDIGFELYVKLLEETLSELQGQPSGTFEVKLDNLAPGAQLGRRWIDQASERLVAYKRISRLREEKDLELYRMDLEDRFGRISEDDPETLRFFELLKVKLRAQVLAVSEVALDKGQLKFRLSPQTPLDPAKLMAWVGRTKGASLSPDGAVRLPVQGTADGPILQAQRVLVEWAGL
- a CDS encoding tyrosine-type recombinase/integrase; the protein is MEDGKLHFVQNLAKHPESGVYLYRFSYQGRIHTGSTGCYRVNEARDYVNAMKGRLALESVGIKRPKVITFRQCFDAWMQERAPQRTRKYTRSLELMVTKHVLPYLGGLQLTKIDATAINTVLNRYLETHAATGTNGLALNISALMGFGLEKGWIDRKPRIQMVPVQKKARPVLPVDDLDRFLEAVDAYGHLQASFLVRAQLLMGMRNHEARLMKWSGLRLDQKVFIPDKTKNGDAPVIPIPEAMIPWFKRLMPGPNPIGLICPGKGGKPRCGHLATRYIKRAAKTLGLPPNLTDHRLRASFANILNKRGVPLPTIQKLMRHSKVETTMIYIETREEEMREAINLVS
- a CDS encoding nucleotide-binding domain-containing protein, giving the protein MNFKFSQPVERRPAPRAIGTGLLASVYRGYHYMDCEIVKNGEVVALARHIVNIG
- a CDS encoding DUF6602 domain-containing protein → MNQAKAASKIDGKKFLREAFAAEQAVLALQLDLSSRSITHSGVMGDVNEQHFIDVLRKYLPMRYEVSQGIVIDSNGSTSEQIDIVIFDNQYTPTLLDQKSHRFIPAEAVYCVLEVKPTLSKPYLDYAAAKAHSVRILERTSVAIPHAGGVYSPKELFPIIAGIVSTKVDWTDGLIGRPFTENLAALGDTHTLNCGLAVSDRAFDTFTGDLTISEPQGSLAFFIFRLIQRLQALGTVPAVDWNKYASFLGNDF